In the Prochlorococcus marinus str. MIT 9312 genome, TAATATGATTTTGGAATCTTTTTCAAATGCATTTACATGATGAAAAACGAATCCTTCTGGAGCATCTATTGTTAGCGGTGGCTGACCTCTAAATAATCCACTTTCTCTGGGGATGATAAAAAACTTTGCCTTTTTATTTGGGTTTGACTTTAGACATTGAGCTGCTCCTCTTTGGCCCATTACAAATGGAAGAGGATTGAAATCAATAGCATTCTGTAAAAATATTGCCCAATTAGTTGTAATTGCGAAATCATGAAGGAATGCAAAGCCATTAAGGGTATCTTTTCTGTCGAAAATGAGCTCTCCAGAATTTGTACCAGCATTATTAAATTCCATTAATCTAATGGTACTTTTTGGCCCGGTTTGTACTCCAAAAGTGACTAAAAGTTCTGAAGATGCATTTGAATTTAGGTCTGTTTTGGGATGGGCACTAAATGCTTCGTTAGGCTTGAGTACCCCTTTTAATGTTGTTAAACCAATAGTGTTAAGACTATCAGGATCCATTGCATGTGGACCGGCTGCTTCCCATAATGCGAGAATTTCATCTCCTAATTTAACAACATGAGTATTAGCGATATTCTTGAATTTTAGATCTAATGCATTATTTAGAATTCCTCCATTTTTTTGTGTCCCAAATACACCTCTATAAATAAATTTATTTATTTTTTCTTCTTCCAAATAGCCTTTAGTTTTAACAAATCTATTTGTTAAAAATGGCTGACCATTTTCGAATTTTATGGAAGTTATCATTCCATCACCATCAAATGGATGATGAACCCATTGTCCACCTCTCTCTAA is a window encoding:
- a CDS encoding carotenoid oxygenase family protein, translated to MTNLQDKKIDKFKSFNKEDWSSAYQNVEKELTKEPLKISKGNNIKNLNGTLLRNGPGILERGGQWVHHPFDGDGMITSIKFENGQPFLTNRFVKTKGYLEEEKINKFIYRGVFGTQKNGGILNNALDLKFKNIANTHVVKLGDEILALWEAAGPHAMDPDSLNTIGLTTLKGVLKPNEAFSAHPKTDLNSNASSELLVTFGVQTGPKSTIRLMEFNNAGTNSGELIFDRKDTLNGFAFLHDFAITTNWAIFLQNAIDFNPLPFVMGQRGAAQCLKSNPNKKAKFFIIPRESGLFRGQPPLTIDAPEGFVFHHVNAFEKDSKIILDSIFYDDFPSVGPDENFRDIDFDKYPEGKLKRSIIDLKKKTSELETLSEQCCEFAVVNPKNLGLTATFSWMASTSQKMGNAPLQAIKKINLTSKEEISWSAGPSGFVSEPIMVPSENSSKEDEGFLFILLWNGERRGSDLVILDAKDLKELAVYELPISIPHGLHGSWVN